The Plectropomus leopardus isolate mb chromosome 2, YSFRI_Pleo_2.0, whole genome shotgun sequence genome has a window encoding:
- the LOC121956463 gene encoding olfactory receptor class A-like protein 4 yields the protein MGLRVSVSPAQTAFYILLVMLGILGNATVVGVIGKSVIMDRGGGRNSDIIIMNMALSNLLVSVMRNTLLVISDMGLELYSSKEWCQFLMGVWVWLRSVNVWSTLFLSAFHLQTLRRVAPTIGSIHGPRGLPKTLLLSLALIWLLNFIYSIPAHIFSTNGDTNSTETLMLVSSTTRPLLGCVWNFPSIYSGLAYATTSMVIHETIPIILMAFTNLCSLYTLYTHSRMRSSVQDAPVIKRVPAERRAAKVILALIMLFIASWGTSIISVNYFNYNRGSSAEFLLVIARFANIIFIAMSPAVLAIGHRRLRAFIKSTLSH from the exons ATGGGACTtcgtgtctctgtgtcccctgCGCAAACTGCTTTTTACATCCTTCTGGTGATGCTGGGCATCCTGGGTAACGCCACTGTCGTTGGGGTGATTGGTAAGAGTGTGATAATGGACCGTGGTGGGGGACGTAACTCGGACATCATTATCATGAACATGGCACTGTCTAACCTGCTGGTGTCTGTGATGAGAAACACACTGCTCGTCATCTCAGACATGGGACTCGAG CTATACTCATCTAAAGAGTGGTGTCAATTCCTCATGGGTGTCTGGGTGTGGCTGCGATCGGTCAATGTGTGGTCTACGCTATTCCTCAGTGCGTTCCACCTCCAGACACTGCGGCGTGTGGCTCCTACTATTGGGAGCATTCACGGGCCCCGGGGCCTTCCTAAGACGTTGCTGCTGAGTCTGGCCCTCATCTGGCTCCTCAACTTTATTTACTCCATTCCTGCTCATATCTTTTCCACTAATGGGGACACTAACAGCACGGAG ACCCTGATGCTGGTGAGCAGCACGACGCGCCCCCTGCTGGGCTGCGTCTGGAACTTTCCCTCCATCTACAGTGGCCTGGCCTATGCAACCACATCGATGGTGATCCATGAAACAATTCCCATAATACTAATGGCCTTTACCAACCTGTGCTCCCTCTATACACTCTACACCCACAGCAGGATGCGGAGTTCAGTGCAAGATGCACCTGTCATAAAACGGGTGCCTGCTGAGAGACGAGCAGCcaag GTGATCCTCGCTCTCATAATGCTCTTCATTGCATCCTGGGGAACCAGCATTATCTCTGTCAACTATTTTAACTACAACCGCGGCTCTTCAGCCGAGTTTCTTCTGGTCATTGCTCGTTTTGCCAACATTATCTTCATTGCCATGTCACCTGCTGTCCTGGCAATTGGCCACCGGCGGCTGCGTGCTTTCATCAAGTCTACGCTCTCCCACTGA
- the LOC121949124 gene encoding von Willebrand factor A domain-containing protein 1-like isoform X2 codes for MKGFLLRCVFLWAMLQRSNSQITLPATELNCCEGDILLLLDSSGSVANYEFVQLLHFATELLQPFSIGRGHVRVALLQVGTDPHLEFGLDVHTNQASLQRAMRSVRQLQGDTNTEAALAVALKLLTETNENVPKVLLWLTDGVEPGNVDKLMTELKERGVSVLAVSTVHGNYQVLQRAVTPPLESHLYSVDIENIDIITDDLREAIIKIIRAERLRVVHLTSHSAVLQWRPVLSKDSGYYELSYSSVHETDSKTRRVLPGDSSWVELTNLQPDTSYTATLRPESNQRLYDTLSVDFTTLPDVLSPAVVSVSDSGPRQIRVSWGPLQPIRVQRYTVEYGAFPSGRVRTVTLQSQQNSTLLSGLEPGTQYVVTVSALHVNGKERAMSVRACTQDALPALTDLKLTAVDHQEVQVAWKGHQEGLKGYWLSWERESSHSSSSKPSISSIYLPPDSRSTRLTHLAPSSRVCVSPIYSSGRGDGLCCTAETYADSRQSG; via the exons ATGAAAGGCTTCTTACTGCGCTGTGTTTTTCTCTGGGCGATGTTGCAGCGGAGCAACTCGCAGATTACTCTACCTGCCACAG AGTTAAACTGCTGTGAAGGGGACATCCTCCTTCTGCTAGACTCTTCAGGAAGTGTAGCAAACTATGAGTTCGTACAACTATTGCACTTTGCCACCGAGCTGCTTCAACCCTTCTCAATAGGCCGTGGGCACGTAAGAGTCGCACTGCTGCAGGTGGGCACAGACCCGCACCTGGAGTTCGGCCTGGACGTCCACACCAATCAAGCAAGTCTGCAGAGAGCTATGCGAAGTGTCAGGCAGCTGCAGGGAGACACCAACACCGAGGCGGCGCTTGCGGTGGCCCTGAAGCTTCTGACAGAGACGAATGAGAACGTGCCAAAGGTTCTGCTGTGGCTGACTGACGGCGTGGAGCCTGGAAACGTGGACAAGCTGATGACTGAGCTAAAGGAACGGGGAGTTTCTGTGTTAGCTGTTTCTACAGTACATGGCAACTACCAGGTGTTACAGCGAGCAGTGACACCTCCACTGGAGTCTCACCTCTACTCTGTGGACATAGAGAACATCGACATCATCACGGACGACCTGAGAGAGGCCATtatca AAATTATCCGTGCAGAACGGCTGCGTGTTGTTCACTTGACTTCCCACAGTGCTGTGCTGCAGTGGCGCCCTGTTCTGAGTAAAGACAGCGGCTACTATGAGCTCTCGTACAGCTCAGTGCACGAAACGGACAGTAAAACTAGACGCGTTCTCCCAGGAGACTCCAGCTGGGTGGAGCTGACCAACTTGCAGCCTGATACCAGCTACACAGCTACCCTCCGCCCAGAGTCCAACCAGAGGCTGTATGACACGCTCTCTGTTGACTTCACCACACTTCCTG ATGTTTTAAGCCCAGCAGTGGTCTCCGTGTCAGACTCTGGCCCTCGTCAGATCCGTGTGAGCTGGGGTCCCCTGCAGCCAATTCGAGTCCAGAGATATACTGTGGAGTATGGAGCTTTTCCAAGTGGACGCGTCCGCACCGTGACATTACAGAGTCAGCAGAACTCCACCTTACTGAGTGGCCTGGAGCCGGGCACTCAGTATGTGGTCACAGTCAGCGCTCTGCATGTGAACGGAAAAGAAAGAGCCATGTCTGTGAGAGCATGCACCCAAGATg CTCTGCCAGCCCTGACTGACCTTAAGCTGACCGCAGTGGACCATCAGGAGGTGCAGGTAGCGTGGAAGGGCCATCAGGAAGGTTTGAAAGGCTACTGGCTGAGCTGGGAGAGAGAAAGCTCCCACAGCTCCTCCTCAAagccctccatctcctccatctACCTGCCCCCTGACTCTCGTTCAACACGTCTCACGCACCTTGCACCaagcagcagagtgtgtgtgtccccaATCTACAGCTCAGGCCGAGGAGACGGGTTATGCTGCACTGCGGAGACATACGCAG aTTCCAGGCAGTCAGGTTAA
- the LOC121949124 gene encoding von Willebrand factor A domain-containing protein 1-like isoform X1: MKGFLLRCVFLWAMLQRSNSQITLPATELNCCEGDILLLLDSSGSVANYEFVQLLHFATELLQPFSIGRGHVRVALLQVGTDPHLEFGLDVHTNQASLQRAMRSVRQLQGDTNTEAALAVALKLLTETNENVPKVLLWLTDGVEPGNVDKLMTELKERGVSVLAVSTVHGNYQVLQRAVTPPLESHLYSVDIENIDIITDDLREAIIKIIRAERLRVVHLTSHSAVLQWRPVLSKDSGYYELSYSSVHETDSKTRRVLPGDSSWVELTNLQPDTSYTATLRPESNQRLYDTLSVDFTTLPDVLSPAVVSVSDSGPRQIRVSWGPLQPIRVQRYTVEYGAFPSGRVRTVTLQSQQNSTLLSGLEPGTQYVVTVSALHVNGKERAMSVRACTQDAALPALTDLKLTAVDHQEVQVAWKGHQEGLKGYWLSWERESSHSSSSKPSISSIYLPPDSRSTRLTHLAPSSRVCVSPIYSSGRGDGLCCTAETYADSRQSG, translated from the exons ATGAAAGGCTTCTTACTGCGCTGTGTTTTTCTCTGGGCGATGTTGCAGCGGAGCAACTCGCAGATTACTCTACCTGCCACAG AGTTAAACTGCTGTGAAGGGGACATCCTCCTTCTGCTAGACTCTTCAGGAAGTGTAGCAAACTATGAGTTCGTACAACTATTGCACTTTGCCACCGAGCTGCTTCAACCCTTCTCAATAGGCCGTGGGCACGTAAGAGTCGCACTGCTGCAGGTGGGCACAGACCCGCACCTGGAGTTCGGCCTGGACGTCCACACCAATCAAGCAAGTCTGCAGAGAGCTATGCGAAGTGTCAGGCAGCTGCAGGGAGACACCAACACCGAGGCGGCGCTTGCGGTGGCCCTGAAGCTTCTGACAGAGACGAATGAGAACGTGCCAAAGGTTCTGCTGTGGCTGACTGACGGCGTGGAGCCTGGAAACGTGGACAAGCTGATGACTGAGCTAAAGGAACGGGGAGTTTCTGTGTTAGCTGTTTCTACAGTACATGGCAACTACCAGGTGTTACAGCGAGCAGTGACACCTCCACTGGAGTCTCACCTCTACTCTGTGGACATAGAGAACATCGACATCATCACGGACGACCTGAGAGAGGCCATtatca AAATTATCCGTGCAGAACGGCTGCGTGTTGTTCACTTGACTTCCCACAGTGCTGTGCTGCAGTGGCGCCCTGTTCTGAGTAAAGACAGCGGCTACTATGAGCTCTCGTACAGCTCAGTGCACGAAACGGACAGTAAAACTAGACGCGTTCTCCCAGGAGACTCCAGCTGGGTGGAGCTGACCAACTTGCAGCCTGATACCAGCTACACAGCTACCCTCCGCCCAGAGTCCAACCAGAGGCTGTATGACACGCTCTCTGTTGACTTCACCACACTTCCTG ATGTTTTAAGCCCAGCAGTGGTCTCCGTGTCAGACTCTGGCCCTCGTCAGATCCGTGTGAGCTGGGGTCCCCTGCAGCCAATTCGAGTCCAGAGATATACTGTGGAGTATGGAGCTTTTCCAAGTGGACGCGTCCGCACCGTGACATTACAGAGTCAGCAGAACTCCACCTTACTGAGTGGCCTGGAGCCGGGCACTCAGTATGTGGTCACAGTCAGCGCTCTGCATGTGAACGGAAAAGAAAGAGCCATGTCTGTGAGAGCATGCACCCAAGATg cagCTCTGCCAGCCCTGACTGACCTTAAGCTGACCGCAGTGGACCATCAGGAGGTGCAGGTAGCGTGGAAGGGCCATCAGGAAGGTTTGAAAGGCTACTGGCTGAGCTGGGAGAGAGAAAGCTCCCACAGCTCCTCCTCAAagccctccatctcctccatctACCTGCCCCCTGACTCTCGTTCAACACGTCTCACGCACCTTGCACCaagcagcagagtgtgtgtgtccccaATCTACAGCTCAGGCCGAGGAGACGGGTTATGCTGCACTGCGGAGACATACGCAG aTTCCAGGCAGTCAGGTTAA